AGCGCCAGCGCCGGCCGGCGGCATTTTCTATATGCTGAAGGCTGAAACCGTTTTCACGGTCCAGCACCAGAGTATTCGGTTTAAGATTGTTATTATTTTTATTCTTCATAATTATTACCCCGGTAAATGGAGTGTGCCGTTAGAGATAAGCCCCACTATGACCATCAGAATAAACAGCAGGGTTATGGATAAAATTGTTATAGGAAGCCAGTTATTCAGCCATGATTGCTTGTGCTCTTTATCCAGGCTGACATGAGCCTCTTCCCTGCACTCATGAGAGATTGCATTAACTAGTTCACGTATGGATTTGGCATCACGTATATTTTCTTTTGTCCCGCCGAGAAGCACGGGGGCTGTATCCCGTTCGTTTATTACCAGAGTTGACGGTCCGATACCGTTTTCCCCTGGGATTAGAGCGTCAGGGAAAAGCACCCATGCCTCCCGGGTATCTTCATCTACAGCCACGCCCTTATATACCGGCAGATCTGGTTCCAAGATACGAGAGTCTTCGGTAAGTTTGAGTGACGGTTGTATCCGCTTTGTTTTCTGCCAGGGCATGCTCATAGTAAAGAGTGGGGACTAAGAATATTTCTTGCCGGATTTGCTTTTGCTGGAGCTTCTAGCGCCACGCACACCCTGGAATGTGAGCAGACCGCCGCCGAAGATCATGGCAACCAGGATCAGAAGAGGCAGCACGTTAGCAAACGGCTCGAGGCCGGTGTAATCGGCTATGTTGGCATCCCCGGTAATAGCGGCCACCCCGTCCAGGATGATCGGATAAATTACCAATGAAACCGCTATAGCAGCAACACCCAGGACGACCTTCCAAATATTTCCCACTTTATTCACCTCCTCTCATTACTGTGTATTTAAAAAATGGACAATCAGCTAAAGTTTCAGGCCATCACCCGCGGCCTTTGACGCTTGACCAGATTCCGGCAACTAAGACTGAAATAATCGCAACCAATATCAACAGAGGAATAATGCCCGCGAATGCTCCCATACCGGTAAAGCCGGTCAAGGCATCGTGTTCGTAGGTAATAGTCAGAGTCCGTGAATCCTCAGCTGCTAGACCAGTCACGGTTAAAGTTTTGGTAGCTTGAGTCCATGTGCCGGCAACAGGAACATCAGTAACCTCATCTGAGGTAATGGATATAACCGAAGTATTGACGTTGTTATAAAGCTCATACGTAAGTACAACGCCCGCTGAGGTTTCACCCGCTCCGGTGGCCACAGCCGCTTCGGTCTCAACATACCTGTCAGTCTGGACGTCATGGGTACTGTCCATAACCATGGGGAAAATAATGAAAACGACTGCAATGCCAATAATTCCGATGACTACCCCAAATATCTTCTGCAAAGCCTTCTCACCCCCTTCCATAACAAAATATTTTTCTGTTATTTGCGATTGTAGAGGGTATTTTTTTATTTAAGGTCTACTCAAGTAGGCGTTAATCAGATAAATCTTTAATAAAATTAAGAAAATCTTTACTGAGGGATTTGGACATGTACACTGTAACTATGAATGCAGAAAAGCCGGAGAGGCAGAGAATGCCGGGCAAGACCCATGCAGTACTGGGGCTGAAAGAATCATCACACGAGGTGCTCTCGTTTGTTGACGATATCAAGTACCTCAGAAAAAAGGTGGGACCGCGCTCCCTGGCCAGAAGTTTGGGTGTCAGTAAAATGACTGAACTTTACTGGTCGCGGGGTGAACGGCTGCCGTCTAATCCAATGTTATATGAGAGTGTAAAAGGATGGGCGGAGAGGGAACGGGCAATAGATGCTGCGGCGGTTAGTTAAATTTATATCTGTTATAGTCCTGCTGGCTGGCCTGATTATTCAGCCGGCTGCTTCGGTAACAGCAGCTGACCAGCTGACCGTCCACTTCGAGCGTATCTACGAAAGCCCGGTCAGTGTGACCTTCCGTGTCACTATCACCAATGAGGGTAAAGCCCTGCCCGACCTGCCGCTTGAAGTCCTATTTGACGGATTGAATGTCTCAGACCTATCTCGTCTTACTATTACAGAGCTGACCATAAATGAATATCAGGTCAGTTACCCTACCCAGTTTGAAACTATTGAAGAGAGTTATACTGCTACCGGTAAATTGGTACTCAGTATAGATGCCAGCGGCCAGACCCTATACCAGGATGTTTCACTTCCGGTTATGGATAAATCAGGTAACCTGGTTTCATCCGGAGGGGAAATTATCAAATCAGGTGCCTATGATAGGATAGATCAGAAAACAGGTACGGTGTACTGGTTTACGGATATCCCGGTTGCCTGGCAAACCAGTACTATACAGGAGATTATCCCTATAGAATTGGCTGACTGGACAGCAAAATCCAAGTCTCTTAAGGACAATAAACTTAAGACCTCTATATCTTTACCTGAAAAGAGCCTGGAAAAGAACCCTAAAGGTGATACCGGCTGGGGCAGCGGTACCCGGGTATGGGACGTCACCTTATCTCTTCCCCTGCTGACTACTGATAGCGGATGGGGCAGTCAGGGACTGATGAAATGGGATTTAGCCGGCACAATCTACTATGATGATACTAACTCCAGCTGGTGGAATAATAACTGGCTGTACCGCCGTTTTATCGCCCTGGATATGACCACAATCTCCGAAACTCTGACCAATTTCCCGGTGTATATCAAACTGGATTCCACCAATTTTGATTTTAGCCGGGCACAGGATAATGGAGAGGATATCCGTTTTACAGATGGGGTGAGTAACCTGGATTATGAGATTGTCAGCTGGGATTCTGTATCTGAAACAGCTGAGATTTATGTCAAGAATCCTGTTCAGCTGGCCAATGTGGCTACTGATGGCATATATATGTACTACGGGAATAAGGCCGTCAGTGATGGACAGAATCCCGCCGGTGTCTGGTCAAACGGATATGTGGCTGTGTACCATATGTCTGATGCCAGCTCTACCCTAATAAATAGCTCCGTAGGCAGCCTGCCAGGTACTAAATCCGGCGATATGGCCGCACAAACCGCCGGACTGCTGGGGTATGCCCAGTACTTTGACGGAATAAATGACCAGATAATCGTTGCCTATAATGCCATTCTGGATATTACCAGCGGCAGCGTAGAAGCGATTATCCTGCCTGACAGCGCCGGTACAGACGGCTATATCTTTGCTAAGGGCAACCCTGCCCTGGGCTACTACTGCAATACCCGCTATATTGGCAGCATAAACCGGATAGAATGGGCGGGACCATCAGCTGTCCAGAGTAATAATGTTTTTACCGATACTGACTGGACATATATTTCGTTTACCTGCAATGGCCGGGCTATCAGCTTCTACCATAACGGCACTGCCGCCGGATCACAGACCCTGAGCTCTGACCCGGACACTAATACTGACGGGTTATATATTGGCAACCGGATGGGCGGCAGCAGCGGCAGCACCTATTTTGACGGTCTGATTGATGAACTGCGTATCTCGGGTGTTGTCCGCTCGGCTGCCTGGTTGGCTGCTACTAATTTAAACCTTATGTCTCCGGATACTTTCCTCATTTTCGGCACAGAAGAGGGAAAGCCGGCAGATCCGGCTAACCTCTCAGCTGATATCTCAGGAAATAATATTGAACTGACCTGGGTAAAAGGTGACCTGTCCCTGTCTACGGTCATTGTACGGGGCAGTCTGCATTATCCGGAATCACCAGATGATGGCCTGGTAGTATATGACGGCCCGGCTGAAAGCTTCACCGATACCGGTGCTGCCGGAGAACTAAGCACTCACTACTACAGAGCCTGGGGATATTCCGGCTGGGGATATTCGGACGGATACAGCCAGGACAGAACGGAGGGAATCATGATTGGAGTTATCATTACCCTGGGACTGATAGCTATTGCCTATATAAAGCGGGATATCATTATGACTATTATCGCCGGGATATCCCTGCTGCTCTTAGGCTACGGCATTATAGATCCGGATATTGGCGGAAATGCCATTATACAGGCTCTGCCTATTATCCTGATGAGTGTTTACATGATAATCCGGGCAGCCATCTACGCTACTAACAGAAGAGAGGTATGATATGTCCATATTATATGATCCTTCAAATCCTGTAAGCGGGTCTTCCAGCCGGGCAAAACTGATTGAAAATGTCTCAGGCCGTGATGCAGTTATTATCAAAGCGGCCGAAAAACAGCGCAATGGACAGGCTATCCAAAAAAACACTACCGGTCAGTCTGATGTATCGGTCAAAGTAGCTAATGATATCTGGACTATAACCGCTCCCGGCGGGTTAAAGTACGAAATCAATACCAAGAACGCGGAAGGAGATGTTGCCCAGTATATAAATAACTTTCTGGTCAACGCTCAGGCTCCGGATAATATTATCCAGGGCGCGGCGGAGCAAGTCCCCGTGATAAAATCCAGTGGCAGAGCTATAACAGTAGAGAGTGAAGCGGCAGGCAGCAGCAAAGGAGTAGCTGAGCAAGAACCTAAAGTAGGAGATAAGAAATTCACTGCCATAACTGAAGAGAGTTTAGCGGCCGGCAGTGGCAAAACGTACACATATGAGCCGGTAAATGATTCTGATGCCGGCACCGATAACAGCTCTGATACCACAGGTACCGATAACAATGTTAAGGTCACAGTGGATAATTCTACCGCTTGGACGTTTACTACCCCCAATGGCACAGTCTACACCGTGCCTATGGCGGGCTTAGCCTGGTCAGACCCCGCCAAAATGCACGAATATATAACAGAGTACCTCGCCAGCATCGGCGCGCCCGCAAATGTCATCCTAGCGGCTGTGGAAAGAACACCAGATGTACTTCAAAATGCCCAGCTCCGGACTGATGATATAGACGAGCTCAAAAATACCCTGGCCGGCATGGATAAATCTACCGCCACCGCTAAGGCTCTGGCAGCTTTTATTGATGCCAAGGGTTTTTCATCCCTTTCGCCTGAAGAGCAGTTTAAAAAGGCGATTGAATACGGTTTGATACCGGCTGATTCGGTCTATGTACCGCCTGATTCCGGATATAACGTAGGCCAAAACGCACCGCCCGGAATGCCTGATGACGTGGCTGTAAGCCTGGGGCTACTGCCATCAAATGAACAGATTGAATATAACGCCCCCAATTTTGACTGGGCGTATATGCCCAAAAATGAAGCTGATAAGTATTTTGCTGAACTTAAAGAGATTGTGGGTTATGATGTTAGCTCTGATAACCTCAAACAAGCTATGCGTGAAGCAAATGAAATTGTAACCAGGCAGAACCTACAGGCCAGCTCAAAGTCTATATCAGACGCGGTACTGGAAAATATTGCGAAGCAGAAACTATCCGGGCAACTAAGAATGGCTGACCTGTTAGGTATGAAACCGTCTGATATCTATAACAAAGACGGCAGCCTGAATTCTGCCAGAATAGCTACAATTCTAGGTGGCCAACCCAGTGACTACAAGACGATTGATGACGTCCTCAGAAAATCAGCAGACCAGGATTCAGGATTAGCCCGTGATATTATTAAAGAGATCTTTACCTTTGGGCAAGCCCAAACCAAGACATTCAACAGAGATGATCTATCCAAAGAATACGATAAGGCCGCCTGGCAAGCCGGAATCAAAGGCATGGAAATGGCCGAGAGTAAAGAGGAATTCATTACCCGGATAATCAAGCAGCAAAACACCGGGGAAGTTCTCAAAGATTTTACGATCTATATGATTCCCATAGTCGGCACATTGTATTCAATCGGTAAGGGCGATTCCGGCGGTCAAATAGCCCTGTCAGCTGCTATTGATGTGGCTACCTTTATCCCATTTATCGGACAAGCAGCTGCAATAGCCAGAGCTGGAGCTAGACCCGCCGCGGCATTGGGTAAAGCAATATTGGCAGAAGTTAAAGCGCCTCTGACCAGTGTCCTACACCCATTGGCAACTGCTAAGGTGGCTCTATCCCCGTTTGAAACCATGATTATGCCCCGTAAGATCCCTCTAAGCTCAGCTGAATTGAGCTTCCATACCGTCCGTCTGCCCGTTGTTGATGTCGGCGGTAAAAAAGCGCTTGCAATGGCCCTACGGGATGAAATAACTAAAAAGGCCATCGCGGGTAAAACAGCCAAAGCTACAAAAGAGGGTGTAACAGCGGAAATACAAACAACCGCTCTGAACAAAACCATAGCTCCGGCCGTAATCAGCGCTACTCCGGATGTCCGCCCCTTTTTAGACGGCCTGACTGTGGGCGTAGTCAAGGATGATGTAAAAGGAGCTGCTTCTGTAGGTAAAGGTAGAGATTTATTTGTATCTCCTTCTTTGCATACCAAGTTTTCTATGTCTACAGCCGCTGGCGTTTCAGGTTCTAAAGGCGCTCTCAAAGGCGCAATTATTATCAGAGACCCGGAATTACTTTCAAAGCTGAAAATCTCCGGCAAAACATGGGCCGGCACAGCCGAAATAGAGATGCGTCTGCCCGCCGGTACGGTATTGCCAAAACCAGACCAGCTTTTATATTCCCGTGATGCTTATGGAGATCTCTTACATATACTGGTAATTAACGGCAAGGCCTCTCCGCTTACGCAGACAGAAATAAACCAGATGAAGATTATCGGTTCAGCTGATACTCTAAAGAATATATTTAATCCGGGTACAAAAGCCAAGGTCAGCAAAAAAGCAGGTAAAACTACTCCTTACGATGAGTTAGTTGAAGCTCAAAAAAATGTAACTCAGATCAAAAAGCAGCTGGAACAGCTTAAGAAGACAGGTCGAATCAGCCCTCTATCAGAAGGAACATACGCCCTGGGTGATTTGCACGGCAAATATAACCAGGTAATGCATACGCTCACCAGAGAAGGCTTCGTAGATGAGGCCGGCAACTGGATAGCCAAAGATACAACCCTTGTACAGGCCGGTGATATTGTAGACCGAGGTTATGGCGGCACTAAACTGATTAATAAGATGCAGGTTCTTGACGCACAGGCTAGTAAAATGGGCAGCCGTATAACTACTCTCATGGGTAACCATGATATAGTATTCGGAGCAGTAGCAAGAGAGCTGAAAACTCTGCCTCCGGAACTGCTTAGCCAGGCAGGCAAGGTACGTTCGAAAGAGTTGCTTGGTAAATACGCCGAATATTTTAGAAGTACAGGTAATGAAACTTCAGCTAAATTAATGGAACTCTTTGCTGATGGCCGCGGGCATGTGGCTGAGGCCTTATCAGCTGATAGTAAAACTCTGGAATGGCTCAAAGATCGCCCTGCAATGTACGTAAAGGATGGGGTTCTATATGTCCATGCAGATAGCCCTAATGTATATATGCAGCTCTTAAAAGAAGCTAAAATCAAAGGGTTTAAAGGCAGCAATCTTGAGATCGTAAACAAATACACTAAAGAACTGGCTAAGACCACCGAAGGATCTAAGCATTTTTATGACTTGATGGTCAAAAACCGCTATCAGATGACTAAAGAATCAGCAATGGAAATGCTGAAAACATTTGATGCTGAAAGACTCGTTCATGGGCATACACC
This sequence is a window from Dehalococcoides mccartyi 195. Protein-coding genes within it:
- a CDS encoding DUF2341 domain-containing protein, with the translated sequence MLRRLVKFISVIVLLAGLIIQPAASVTAADQLTVHFERIYESPVSVTFRVTITNEGKALPDLPLEVLFDGLNVSDLSRLTITELTINEYQVSYPTQFETIEESYTATGKLVLSIDASGQTLYQDVSLPVMDKSGNLVSSGGEIIKSGAYDRIDQKTGTVYWFTDIPVAWQTSTIQEIIPIELADWTAKSKSLKDNKLKTSISLPEKSLEKNPKGDTGWGSGTRVWDVTLSLPLLTTDSGWGSQGLMKWDLAGTIYYDDTNSSWWNNNWLYRRFIALDMTTISETLTNFPVYIKLDSTNFDFSRAQDNGEDIRFTDGVSNLDYEIVSWDSVSETAEIYVKNPVQLANVATDGIYMYYGNKAVSDGQNPAGVWSNGYVAVYHMSDASSTLINSSVGSLPGTKSGDMAAQTAGLLGYAQYFDGINDQIIVAYNAILDITSGSVEAIILPDSAGTDGYIFAKGNPALGYYCNTRYIGSINRIEWAGPSAVQSNNVFTDTDWTYISFTCNGRAISFYHNGTAAGSQTLSSDPDTNTDGLYIGNRMGGSSGSTYFDGLIDELRISGVVRSAAWLAATNLNLMSPDTFLIFGTEEGKPADPANLSADISGNNIELTWVKGDLSLSTVIVRGSLHYPESPDDGLVVYDGPAESFTDTGAAGELSTHYYRAWGYSGWGYSDGYSQDRTEGIMIGVIITLGLIAIAYIKRDIIMTIIAGISLLLLGYGIIDPDIGGNAIIQALPIILMSVYMIIRAAIYATNRREV
- a CDS encoding metallophosphoesterase gives rise to the protein MSILYDPSNPVSGSSSRAKLIENVSGRDAVIIKAAEKQRNGQAIQKNTTGQSDVSVKVANDIWTITAPGGLKYEINTKNAEGDVAQYINNFLVNAQAPDNIIQGAAEQVPVIKSSGRAITVESEAAGSSKGVAEQEPKVGDKKFTAITEESLAAGSGKTYTYEPVNDSDAGTDNSSDTTGTDNNVKVTVDNSTAWTFTTPNGTVYTVPMAGLAWSDPAKMHEYITEYLASIGAPANVILAAVERTPDVLQNAQLRTDDIDELKNTLAGMDKSTATAKALAAFIDAKGFSSLSPEEQFKKAIEYGLIPADSVYVPPDSGYNVGQNAPPGMPDDVAVSLGLLPSNEQIEYNAPNFDWAYMPKNEADKYFAELKEIVGYDVSSDNLKQAMREANEIVTRQNLQASSKSISDAVLENIAKQKLSGQLRMADLLGMKPSDIYNKDGSLNSARIATILGGQPSDYKTIDDVLRKSADQDSGLARDIIKEIFTFGQAQTKTFNRDDLSKEYDKAAWQAGIKGMEMAESKEEFITRIIKQQNTGEVLKDFTIYMIPIVGTLYSIGKGDSGGQIALSAAIDVATFIPFIGQAAAIARAGARPAAALGKAILAEVKAPLTSVLHPLATAKVALSPFETMIMPRKIPLSSAELSFHTVRLPVVDVGGKKALAMALRDEITKKAIAGKTAKATKEGVTAEIQTTALNKTIAPAVISATPDVRPFLDGLTVGVVKDDVKGAASVGKGRDLFVSPSLHTKFSMSTAAGVSGSKGALKGAIIIRDPELLSKLKISGKTWAGTAEIEMRLPAGTVLPKPDQLLYSRDAYGDLLHILVINGKASPLTQTEINQMKIIGSADTLKNIFNPGTKAKVSKKAGKTTPYDELVEAQKNVTQIKKQLEQLKKTGRISPLSEGTYALGDLHGKYNQVMHTLTREGFVDEAGNWIAKDTTLVQAGDIVDRGYGGTKLINKMQVLDAQASKMGSRITTLMGNHDIVFGAVARELKTLPPELLSQAGKVRSKELLGKYAEYFRSTGNETSAKLMELFADGRGHVAEALSADSKTLEWLKDRPAMYVKDGVLYVHADSPNVYMQLLKEAKIKGFKGSNLEIVNKYTKELAKTTEGSKHFYDLMVKNRYQMTKESAMEMLKTFDAERLVHGHTPQGGRITSKYDGLVTNIDSGSGTNGVSKIHHIGEQNIKLVRNKARAITRAEMEAEYARAMEEFRMRDMAVRRGYTVPYTVGGFVGKAVAISARPQQSSRRIATSKEARATSELRRPIPNNRRIDTLPRRGGTGIRVTDNLSRYTNTSQRISTSATRVPSEGRVNPPETRVNPPVSNPPPRPPIGTYTPKEPDKKRQVTTEITRPKLKNGDVAWRQGALGSGGDQRPVWYIKRADGHVEIVFQPPEDAPRLEGTPEETFFTRGKKPPTNLTQEMGVTTAKIDIERNPEIRFVQAKAPKIKQSIPRHIRRSIGM